In Candidatus Nealsonbacteria bacterium DGGOD1a, one DNA window encodes the following:
- the hisS gene encoding histidine--tRNA ligase: MHDILPDDQKYYEKVYETAKEIAEFYNFNRIETPILEDSDLFVKSTGATTDIVQKQMYSLKTRGGDNLTLRPEGTPSIVRSYLENGMANWPQPVRLWYYGPFFRSEKPQAGRYRQFWQLGFEVFGQTGAIIDAQIIQIYYNILKELGLGNIAIEINSIGDALCRPYYRKTLAGYLRGRESALCADCKRRVKENPLRVLDCKENKCQAVRAQAPQIVDHLCEECKSHFKEVLEYLEEIGLPYRLNPYLVRGLDYYTRTVFEIYQGGQDSRGQMAMGGGGRYDGLVKVLGGKETPAMGGALGVDRIVLAMKAADIKVGEEKKAKVFLAQLGVLGKKKSLKLFEELRQAGISAGESFDRDSLKSQLKIADKYGARFTLLLGQKEALEGSIILRDMETGKQESLKLGTVVGEIKKRFKK; the protein is encoded by the coding sequence ATGCACGACATTCTTCCGGATGATCAGAAATATTACGAAAAAGTCTATGAAACCGCCAAGGAGATCGCGGAGTTTTATAATTTTAACCGCATTGAAACGCCGATTTTGGAAGACAGCGATCTTTTTGTGAAAAGCACGGGCGCCACGACCGATATCGTGCAAAAACAAATGTATTCGCTCAAGACCCGGGGCGGAGATAATTTGACTCTGCGGCCCGAGGGGACGCCGTCAATCGTTCGTTCTTATTTGGAAAACGGAATGGCCAACTGGCCCCAGCCGGTCAGGCTTTGGTATTACGGGCCGTTTTTCCGCAGCGAAAAGCCGCAAGCGGGCCGTTACCGGCAGTTTTGGCAGTTGGGGTTTGAAGTCTTTGGCCAAACGGGCGCGATCATCGACGCGCAGATCATTCAAATTTATTATAATATTCTAAAGGAACTCGGGCTGGGGAATATCGCCATTGAAATCAACAGCATCGGCGACGCGTTGTGCCGGCCGTATTACCGCAAAACTTTGGCCGGTTATTTGCGCGGCCGCGAATCGGCTTTGTGCGCGGATTGCAAGCGCCGGGTCAAAGAAAATCCTTTGCGGGTGCTGGATTGCAAAGAGAACAAATGCCAAGCCGTCCGCGCGCAGGCGCCGCAGATCGTGGATCATCTTTGCGAAGAATGCAAAAGTCATTTTAAAGAAGTTTTGGAATACTTGGAAGAAATCGGCTTGCCTTACCGGCTCAATCCCTATTTGGTGCGCGGTTTGGATTATTACACGCGCACGGTTTTCGAAATTTACCAAGGCGGGCAGGATAGCCGCGGGCAGATGGCCATGGGCGGCGGCGGCCGTTACGACGGATTGGTGAAAGTTCTGGGAGGCAAGGAAACGCCGGCCATGGGCGGCGCTTTGGGGGTCGATCGGATCGTTCTGGCGATGAAGGCCGCCGATATCAAAGTGGGCGAGGAGAAAAAAGCCAAAGTATTTTTGGCGCAATTGGGAGTTTTGGGCAAGAAGAAAAGTTTGAAGCTGTTCGAGGAATTGCGCCAAGCCGGCATTTCGGCCGGAGAATCGTTTGATCGCGATTCGCTCAAATCGCAATTGAAAATCGCCGATAAATACGGCGCCAGATTCACCTTGCTCTTGGGGCAGAAAGAAGCGCTTGAAGGGTCGATTATTCTGCGCGATATGGAAACCGGCAAGCAGGAAAGCCTGAAGCTGGGCACGGTGGTGGGCGAGATCAAAAAGAGATTTAAGAAGTAA
- the pth gene encoding aminoacyl-tRNA hydrolase encodes MEQKTILIVGLGNPGQDYRRTRHNMGFMAADAFAKKHNFGDFAMVEDNAMVSAGEFGGKTVILAKPQTFMNKSGIAAKRLAKRYSLFKNKKFDNLWVINDDLDIPLGKIKISQNRNAAGHKGAQSIIDQMKTKNFVRFRVGIAPHTATLKKIPGDKLVLKKISPKEQIEFDKAVDLTVSAIETALAEGIEKSMTEFNQ; translated from the coding sequence ATGGAGCAAAAAACTATCTTAATCGTCGGGTTGGGCAATCCCGGGCAGGATTATCGCCGCACCCGGCACAATATGGGTTTTATGGCCGCGGACGCGTTTGCCAAAAAACACAATTTTGGCGATTTTGCGATGGTCGAAGATAACGCGATGGTTTCGGCGGGCGAATTCGGCGGCAAGACCGTTATTCTAGCCAAGCCGCAAACATTTATGAATAAATCCGGGATCGCGGCCAAGCGGTTGGCCAAGCGCTATTCCCTGTTTAAAAACAAAAAGTTTGACAATCTCTGGGTTATCAACGACGATTTGGACATCCCTCTTGGAAAAATAAAAATTTCCCAAAACCGCAACGCCGCCGGCCACAAAGGCGCGCAATCGATTATTGACCAAATGAAAACCAAAAATTTTGTCCGCTTCCGCGTCGGCATCGCGCCCCATACCGCGACCCTGAAAAAAATCCCCGGCGACAAATTGGTTCTAAAAAAAATCTCCCCCAAGGAGCAAATAGAATTCGACAAAGCTGTTGATTTGACCGTCTCGGCCATAGAAACCGCGCTGGCTGAAGGAATCGAAAAATCAATGACCGAATTCAACCAATAA
- a CDS encoding GatB/YqeY domain-containing protein, with protein sequence MLKNKIDDDFKAAFKAKDEAVVSVLKMLKAAILNKTKDKEFLFNKQGKDIAQATLGDEEIVDVVSAEIKKLRDSLALFDRGGRVDLAEGAKAEIAILMRYLPEQLSEDEIKKLVSEAVAQSGAAAVKDMGKVMGILMPKMKGKADTGLVSKLVKEALS encoded by the coding sequence ATGCTCAAGAATAAAATCGACGACGATTTCAAAGCCGCTTTCAAAGCCAAAGATGAAGCGGTTGTTTCGGTTCTGAAAATGCTCAAGGCCGCGATTTTGAACAAAACCAAAGATAAGGAATTCTTGTTCAACAAGCAAGGCAAAGATATCGCCCAGGCAACGCTTGGCGACGAAGAGATTGTCGATGTGGTTTCGGCGGAAATCAAAAAATTAAGAGATTCGCTGGCATTGTTCGACCGGGGCGGCCGCGTCGATCTGGCCGAAGGCGCCAAGGCCGAGATTGCGATTTTGATGCGCTATTTACCGGAACAATTGAGCGAGGACGAAATCAAAAAATTGGTATCCGAAGCCGTGGCGCAGAGCGGCGCGGCCGCTGTCAAAGATATGGGCAAGGTGATGGGAATTTTGATGCCCAAAATGAAGGGTAAGGCGGATACCGGACTGGTAAGCAAGCTGGTCAAGGAAGCGCTGTCATAA
- the ybeY gene encoding rRNA maturation RNase YbeY, translating to MKTNVEINSLVKAAVNQKLVKKTAVAVIGGEAKDVSDARNVEVSIVIAGPKKIREINKKYRKRDQVTDVLSFVEEDADQDCGHPRVLGELVICAKQVKDDARETGVSAEYELAWAVVHGMLHLFGYDHEKNKAAAIEMRRKEQFYLSQFKDVFKFKVKKSK from the coding sequence ATGAAAACTAATGTTGAAATAAATAGCTTGGTTAAAGCGGCGGTAAATCAGAAGCTGGTAAAAAAAACCGCCGTTGCCGTTATCGGCGGGGAGGCAAAAGATGTGTCCGATGCCCGCAATGTTGAAGTTTCGATTGTGATCGCGGGTCCGAAAAAAATTCGCGAGATCAACAAAAAATACCGCAAAAGAGACCAGGTAACCGATGTCCTATCGTTTGTCGAAGAAGATGCGGACCAAGACTGCGGACACCCCCGGGTATTGGGGGAATTGGTCATCTGCGCCAAACAGGTAAAAGACGACGCCCGGGAAACCGGAGTTTCGGCGGAATACGAATTGGCGTGGGCTGTGGTTCACGGAATGCTGCACCTGTTCGGCTATGACCACGAAAAAAATAAGGCGGCGGCGATTGAAATGAGACGAAAGGAACAATTTTATTTGTCGCAATTCAAAGATGTTTTTAAATTTAAAGTTAAAAAATCAAAATGA
- a CDS encoding histidine triad nucleotide-binding protein codes for MDCVFCKIIKGEIPAKIVFENDFALAFENIKPVYPVHTLIIPKKHIANIQEASADDRECLAEMMLAIPEIAKIKGVDKSGYRLIVNCGKDSGQSVGHLHIHLVGGQELPFAVG; via the coding sequence ATGGATTGTGTCTTTTGCAAAATCATCAAAGGGGAAATACCGGCCAAAATTGTGTTTGAAAACGATTTCGCGCTGGCGTTCGAGAATATCAAGCCGGTGTACCCGGTGCATACTTTGATAATTCCCAAAAAACATATTGCCAATATTCAAGAGGCAAGCGCGGATGATCGGGAATGTCTGGCCGAAATGATGCTGGCGATTCCCGAAATTGCCAAGATCAAGGGGGTGGACAAAAGCGGTTACCGCTTGATTGTCAATTGCGGCAAAGACTCCGGCCAAAGCGTTGGTCATTTGCACATCCATTTGGTGGGCGGCCAAGAATTGCCGTTTGCCGTCGGCTAG
- the lepB gene encoding signal peptidase I has translation MSSAIKSAGGFVWEVAKIVVLAFAIVIPVRYFLFQPFVIQGSSMEPNFHEADYLIVDELSYRFRAPERGEVVVFKYPLDTSKRFIKRVIGLPGETVEIKSGNVVVTAVDGTTMTLSEPYIPSNLKAPDMSSYKLGDGQYFVLGDNRPYSSDSQDWGELPKKDIIGRVEVRLWPLDQISLFETPKY, from the coding sequence ATGTCATCGGCAATCAAAAGCGCGGGCGGATTTGTTTGGGAAGTGGCCAAGATCGTGGTTTTGGCGTTTGCCATCGTGATTCCGGTGCGTTATTTTCTGTTTCAGCCGTTCGTGATCCAAGGATCATCGATGGAGCCGAATTTCCACGAGGCGGATTATTTGATCGTTGACGAACTGTCCTATCGGTTCCGGGCGCCGGAGCGGGGAGAGGTGGTGGTTTTCAAATATCCTTTAGACACCTCCAAACGCTTTATCAAGCGGGTGATCGGCCTTCCGGGCGAAACCGTGGAGATCAAAAGCGGCAATGTTGTTGTTACCGCGGTTGACGGTACAACCATGACATTGAGCGAACCGTACATTCCGTCGAATCTTAAAGCGCCGGATATGAGTTCGTACAAGCTGGGCGACGGCCAGTATTTTGTTTTGGGGGACAACCGGCCGTACTCTTCCGACTCTCAAGATTGGGGGGAGCTGCCCAAAAAAGATATCATCGGTCGGGTGGAAGTGCGCTTGTGGCCGCTGGACCAGATATCCTTGTTTGAAACACCGAAGTACTAA